One segment of Setaria viridis chromosome 4, Setaria_viridis_v4.0, whole genome shotgun sequence DNA contains the following:
- the LOC117851590 gene encoding 4-hydroxyphenylacetaldehyde oxime monooxygenase, whose product MTVALLPCILLQQWRYLLVAVALALVSILLSWSRRSNRYTSAGLQLPPGPQKLPLLGNLHQIGALPHRSLWALARQHGPVMLLRLGSVPTVVVSSPEAAREVMRTHDAHCCSRPAMPGARRLTYGFKDVAFAPYGDHVREMRRLFILELQSMRRVNAAWDAREAQVDKLVENLTHAGPNPVKLDEHIFSAVDGIIGTVVFGKIYGTEHFKMQFLDMLSEAMDMLGSFSAEDFFPNAAGRLIDRLTGLISRRDRIFRRLDDFFDAVINQHLNPSCNKLDDKNCRSDPVVQALVELWKDKGSVAVPFTRDHVKAMLFDTFVGGINTSAVTMVWAMSEMVQHPRVLKNVQDEIRAVVGRKQRASRDDVSKLKNLKMVVKEILRLHPPLTLLLPRETIQQVNITGYDVPANTRIIVNAWAISRDHNIWKDPEEFNPERFIGSNIDFNGAHFEFIPFGSGRRICPGMAMAVSNMEFTLANLLYCFDWELPEGVAKEDISMQEAGSLAFQKKAPLMLVPRRYETSY is encoded by the exons ATGACTGTGGCGCTGCTCCCATGTATTCTACTCCAACAATGGCGATACCTACTCGTCGCCGTTGCCCTTGCTCTCGTCTCCATCCTCCTCTCCTGGTCAAGGAGATCGAACAGATACACGTCAGCCGGCCTGCAGCTGCCGCCGGGTCCCCAGAAGCTCCCCCTCCTCGGCAACCTGCACCAGATTGGCGCACTGCCACACCGGAGCCTGTGGGCGCTAGCGAGGCAGCATGGCCCGGTAATGTTGCTGCGCCTGGGCTCCGTGCCGACGGTGGTGGTGTCGtcgccggaggcggcgagggaggtgaTGAGGACGCACGATGCGCATTGCTGCAGCCGGCCGGCCATgccgggggcgcggcggctCACGTACGGGTTTAAGGACGTCGCCTTCGCCCCCTATGGCGACCATGTTCGCGAGATGCGCAGGCTATTCATCCTCGAGTTGCAGAGCATGCGCCGCGTGAACGCTGCCTGGGACGCCAGGGAGGCCCAG GTTGACAAGCTTGTTGAAAACCTGACCCATGCCGGGCCAAACCCGGTGAAGCTCGACGAGCACATCTTCAGCGCCGTGGACGGCATCATCGGCACGGTGGTGTTCGGGAAAATCTATGGCACGGAGCATTTCAAGATGCAGTTCCTGGACATGCTCAGTGAAGCGATGGACATGCTTGGCAGCTTCTCCGCCGAGGATTTCTTCCCCAACGCTGCTGGACGCCTCATCGACCGCCTGACGGGTCTCATCTCCCGTCGTGATAGGATATTCAGGAGGCTcgatgacttctttgatgcaGTCATCAATCAGCACCTCAACCCCTCTTGCAACAAGCTTGATGACAAAAACTGCAGATCAGACCCAGTAGTGCAAGCGCTCGTTGAGCTATGGAAGGACAAGGGAAGTGTTGCTGTGCCTTTCACCCGTGACCATGTGAAGGCTATGCTCTTT GATACCTTTGTCGGCGGAATTAACACAAGCGCCGTTACCATGGTGTGGGCGATGTCAGAGATGGTCCAACACCCGAGGGTGCTGAAGAATGTACAGGACGAGATCAGAGCTGTAGTAGGAAGGAAACAGAGGGCTTCGCGTGATGATGTGTCCAAGCTCAAGAATCTGAAGATGGTTGTGAAGGAGATCCTCCGGCTGCACCCTCCTTTAACTCTGCTACTTCCAAGGGAGACCATCCAGCAAGTTAATATCACAGGCTATGATGTTCCGGCAAATACACGAATTATAGTGAACGCATGGGCAATCAGCAGGGACCATAACATTTGGAAAGATCCAGAGGAGTTCAATCCTGAGAGGTTCATAGGGTCAAATATAGACTTCAACGGTGCACATTTCGAGTTCATTCCATTCGGCTCAGGTCGCCGGATTTGCCCTGGGATGGCCATGGCTGTGAGTAACATGGAGTTCACATTGGCCAACCTGCTATACTGTTTTGATTGGGAACTCCCTGAGGGTGTGGCGAAGGAGGACATAAGCATGCAGGAGGCAGGGAGCCTAGCGTTCCAAAAGAAGGCACCGCTCATGTTGGTGCCAAGGAGGTACGAGACTAGTTATTGA